The genomic region GGGCTGGACATTCCCGCCGTGCTGCGTCCCGCGCCCAGCAACTGAGCGGACCGGGGAGCGGGGCGGTCGCCGCGCCCGCTCCCCTCGCCCCGGGAGGACGGGCGCGGGAAGACTGTCGCCATGTCCTCGACGATGCTGGTGCTCGGTCCGAAGCTCTGGGTGGCGCTCGCCGCCCTGACCGCCGCGGCGGCGGCCGTGGCGACCCTCGGCCGGCTGGGCCACGGCCGACAGATCGTGGTCGCCGCCGCCCGCGCCGCGGTCCAGTTGACGGCCGTGTCGCTGCTGATCGCCGCCATCGTCGCCTCGCTCTGGGCGACCGCCGGCTTCGTCCTGCTGATGTGCGTGGTGGCCGCCGGCACCTCCGGCCGGCGGATCACCGCCGGTGCGCGGGGCTGGTGGGCCGGCGTGCCGATCGCGGCGGGCAGCCTCGCCGTCGTGGCCGCGCTGCTGGTCGTGGGCCTGGTACCGGCGCGCGGGATCGCCGTCATCCCGGTGGCCGGCATCCTCATCGGCGGGGCGATGACCGCCACCTCGCTGGCCGGCCGGCGGGCCCTCGACGAGCTGACCGGTCGGCGGGGCGAGGTGGAAGCGGCACTCGCGCTCGGTTTCGCACCCCGGGACGCGGTGCTGCTGGTGTGCCGATCCGCGGCCGCCCAGGCGCTGATCCCGGCGCTCGACCAGACGCGCACAGTGGGGCTGGTGACGCTGCCCGGCGCGTTCGTCGGGGTGCTGCTGGGCGGGGCGAGCCCGCTCGCCGCCGGGGTGACGCAGCTGTTCGTCCTCGTCGGGCTCCTGGCCGTGGAGACCGTCGCGGTCGTCCTCACCGTCGAACTGGTGGCCCGGAGCCGGCTGCGCCCTGCCGATCCGGTACCGGCCCTGGCCGGTTGACGCGGGAAACGCGAAGACCGTTGGCTTTCCGTCGGCACCCGCCTATGGTGGGCGGATGTCACCGACCGTTCAGGTTGCCGTCACCGTCACGACAGTGACGGCGCTCCCGGCTGCCCACCGGTCGGCGGTCACCATCCTGCGCGCGCGTCCGTCCGTCCGTGAGCGCGTCGTGCCGGTCCACGTCAGCACCCGGGGGGTGCCGAGCCCAACCCCCGCGGGTCGTGGCCCACCGGCGAATCCGTCACACCTCGCAACGGACGCCAAGGGCGAAGCTCACCGCTTCGGCCCTTTTTCTTTTCCCGACAAGGAGTTCCACCATGAGCACCGGCACGCACCGGCACGCCGAGCAGGACCGGCTCGGCGACCTGCGCACATCCCTCACCAAGCAGTTCGAGGCCCACCAGGCGAGACTGACCGAACTCACGGCGGACACCGGCGACCCCGGCCAGGCGCACACGCAGGACGCGCTCATCGCCGCCACCCGGCAGAGCCTGGAGCAGATCGGTGGCGCGCTGCGTCGCGTCGCCGACGGCAGCTACGGCGTCTGCGAGCGGTGCCAGGGCGACATCCCGACCGAACGCCTGGAAATCCTGCCGCACGCCCGGTTCTGCGTCCCCTGCCAACAGAAGCAGAACGGCTGAGGCATCGGGCTGCCGTGCGCCCCCGGCACGGCAGCCCTCCCCCTCGCGCTGTGGCGGTGGTCAGCAGCGCGGCACGCCGGGGATGTAGCCGTCGTGTCCGGTGGAGACGTACGCGTCGGCGACCCAGCGGCTGGTGCCGATCCGGTTCCAGACGTTGCTCGTGCCGTACGGGCCGGTGACCGTGGTGCCGGCGGCCTGGCAGTAGATGCTGACCGTGGCGCCGTCCGCGACCGTGCCGACGACCGGGTGGCCGGTGCCCGGCCCGGAGCGGACGTTCAGGTTGGCCGACTCGGTGTTCACGGTGCCGGAGCCGATGCCGGTGATCCCGTTCACCAGCTGCAGGTAGTAGGTCCAGTTCCAGTTCGGGCCCGGGTCGGTGTGGGTGGCCCCGGGCACCTCGACGTGCCCGATGATGTGCGCCCGGTCCCGAGGGATGCCGTAGCGGGCGGTGAGGGTGCGGGTGAGCGCCGCGGACGCCCGGTACATCGCGTCGGTGAACCAGGCGGCGTTGTCCACGTACCCCTCGTGCTCGATGCCGATCGACCGGGTGTTGTAGGTCCAGTTGCCGGCGTGCCAGGCGATGTCCTTCTCCCGCACCGACTGGGTGACCGCACCGTCCGAGGAGCGGAAGGTGTAGTGCGCGCTGACCTTCGCGGCCGGGTTCTGGAACCAGCTGATCGAGCCGGCGTAGGAGCCCTGCGTGACATGGATGACGATGCGGTCGACCGGGTGGCTGGTGGGCCGGCTGGCCACGGTGTAGTTGCTGGTGCTGGCCGGCGCCCACGCCGCCGGGCCGTAGTCGGCGCTGAGCGTGCCGACGTCCCCCGGTCGCGGAGCCCGCTCCAGCGCGCCGCGCTGCGGCGCGACCGCCCGGCCGGTCACCGCCACCCCGCGCTCCGTGGTGAGGCCGCTGCCGAGCAGGTCGTAGACCGTGTCCGCGTAGAGCCGCGCGGCCGACGGGTCGCTCGCCCCGCCGTACCGGGCGACGGCCCCGTACCAGCGGCCGAGGTCGTCCCGGCCGGCCGCGGTGAGGCCGGCCCGGTCGGCGTACGCCCGCAGCACCGCGGCCGCCCCGAGCACGTTGGCCGCGGGGTCGGTGCGCAGGGTGGTCGGGGCCAGCCGGGTGAGCGCGGCCGCCTCGTCGAGCGTGCGCAGGCCCGGGTTGTGGACCAGGTGCATCAGGCCGTACCCACCGGCGGCGCTGGGCGCGCCGGCGTGCATGTCCAGCCGCGTCTCGGCGTACCCGAGCGCCACGAGCAGGTCGCGGGGCACGTCGTAGCGCGCGGCGGCGGTGTCGAACGCGGCGGCCAGCGGGCCGGACGGCGCTGTCCGGACCGGGTCGGCGGCGGCCGGCGACGCCATCGCGACCGGGCCGACGAGCGCCGTGGTCAGGGCCAGCACGCCGCCGAGCAGGAGCCGGGCCCGGCGGACGGGGGGTGCAGCGGTCATTGCCACTCCTTCCTGGGATCGGCCGCGCGTGGCCCCGGGGTCGGCCACGCGCGGCCCGAGCGGGGATGTGTCAGCACCAGCCGTTGACCGGACCGGACACCCCGGTCCAGAGGTACGCGTCGGAGACCCAACTGCCGTCGCCGAGCCGGTTCCAGAGCGAGGTGGTGCCGTACCGGCCGGTGTGCGTGGTGCCGTTCGCGGAGCACGAGACGGCAACCGTGGCGCCGTCGGCCAGCGACCCGAGGGCCGCGTACCCGGTGCCCGGACCGGCGCGTCGGGTCAGGGTGCCGCCGCCGAAGGTGTCCACCACCCCCTGGGTGAGGCCGAGCGCCCCGTGGTTGTGGATCGCGCCGCCGGCCCCGATCGTGTACGACCCGTGGCGGGCACCGCCCTGGTACGCCGTCGCCCCGTTGACGAACACCCACTTGCCGACGTCGTGGCCGGCGATCGGGACGTACGTGTTGTTCTGCCGCAGCCCGAAGTGGACGTGCCGGCCCGAGGCGGCGCCGCCGCAGGTGACGTCGGTGCCGGTGTAACCGAGGAACGCGCCCTGGGCGACGGCCGCCCCGTTGACCGCGATGTTGCTCCACAGGTGGTAGTAGTCGGTCGCGTAGCCCCGGTCGTGGATGACGCGGATCCACCCCTGGCACATCGTGTACGCCGTGCCGGCGCGGGCGGCCCGGACCACCTGGTCGCCCCCGGAGAGGTCGATGGAGCTGTACGGCGACTCGCTCCCGCCCCAGCCGTGCGGACCACCGGTGAGCGTCCAGGTCTGGCCGACCGTGAACGGCAACGCCATGCCGGTGCGGTAGTCGCCACCCGCGTAGAGGGGTGTGGGGGTGGCGTCGAATACCTGCTTCTCGCGGCTCGTCACCAGGGGCGACTGGGCGGCCAGCTCGGCGAACCCGGCCTCCCCGTCGAAGGCGACCCGCCACCCGTCGCGCTCCGCGCGGGCGACGAAGACCGCGCCGGTCGGGTGGGCGTCCTCCCGGTGCGGGGCCAGGGCCACGGCAGTGCCGAAGGCCCACCCGGCGCCGGTCCGGCTGACCGTGGTCCGGGTCTCCGGTCGGACGCCCTGTCGCGCGGGGTCGGCCAGCGCGAGCAGCTTCGCGGTGACGGCGTCGGTGAGGGTGGCGGACGGAATCGCGGACGGCGGCACGGCGCGGGGCGGCGCGGCGGCTGCCGGGGCCGCCACCACCAGGCCGGCGACCGTCAGCAGGGCCAGGCTGGCGCCGGCGGCCCGTCGTCGACTGTGCATACTCGGCGACCTCACTCTCTGATGGGCGGATGGCACCGGTCAGGCCGGGACGACGGAGAGGTGCGGGCCGGCGGCCGGTGGTGTCCCGGCCAGGCTGAGCAGGGTGTGCCCGCTGGCGTCGTCGACCACGGCGACCCGTACCGACCCGGGCTCCGGGTCGGCCAGCGGCACGGCGAACACCGCGGTCACCGGGCGGCCCTGGTAGCGCGCCGCGTGCCCGACGAAGCGCCACCCGCCGTCGTCCCAGTGCTCGCGTACGTCGGAGCGGAGCAGCGGCGCCACCCGCCGGTAGGCGTCGCTGAGTTGGAGCTGCTGCACGCTGGCGAGCAGCGGCACGCCCGAGCCGCCGCGCAGCGGGTGGGTGAGTCGCACGCGCAGCTGGCGCAGCGGCAGCAGCCAGGCCCGGTCCAGTTCGGGCGAGAGCGCGACCACCGCCGCCAGCTCGACGAGGAGCACGGCCCCGCCGTCGACCGGCCGCCCGGCGAGGGCGGCGAGCCAGCCGCCGGTGGCCAGCGTGGCCAGGCCGCCGGCGGCCACCAGCAGCCCGGCCCGGGCGAGGCTGCGGCCGGAGACCGGGGCCGTGCTGGCGCTCAGGCAACCGCAGGAGGACGCCGGCGCGACCCGCCGCGCGTAGCCGAGGTAACCGAGGAAGCCGACGGCCAGCACGGTGGCGGCGATCGCCTCCAACCGCAGCACGGGCGGCAGCAGGAGCAGCGCGCCGAGGGTCAGCTCGATCCCGCCGAGCAGCCGGTACGTGGGCAGCGCCCGGCGTTCCCCGGTCAGCCGGACGAGCGCCGAGCGGTTGGCCGTCGCGGCGGCGTGCCGGCTGAACAGTTTGACGCGGGCGGACCAGATCAGCACCGCGCCGACGACCAGCGGTTGCAGCGTCGCGATCATCTCGATCATGGGTTCTCCCCTCGGGTGTCCGGCGGGCGCCGCCCCGGCGGTACACGGCGCCTGACCGCGTAGCGCCGGGGACGGCGCGCGGTCAGGCGGCGGCGTAGACGGTGGCGATGTCGATCTCGTTGGTGTCCGGGTGCCAGGCCCCGAGCACCTGGACGTGCCGGCCGACTCGCAGCAGCGACAGGTCGCTGACCGCCGGGGTGCCGTTGTAGACGGCGGCGGACCGGTCCGGCACCACGTGCGCGACGATCCGCTGGCCCTTGTGGTCGAGGTGCAGCACGTTGCGGCCGACCGCGGCGACGTGCGCGTGCAGGTTGACGATGTTCACCCAGACCGAGTCGGCGGCGAGGGTGCCGTCGGGCAGGCGGACGCCGCGGGCGTACAGCCCGTCACCGACCGCCACCTTGTCGAACGTGGTCGGGTGCAGCTTCCAGATGCTCGTGCCGTCGGTGATCCGGATCGAGTGCAGGACGGCGTCCGAGCCGGTGACGAAGAGCATGCTGCCGGAGATCGTGCTGATCCGTCCCTCGGCGAAGTTCGGGTCCGGCATGCCCGGCTCGACGGACGCCGCCTCGGCGGCGAAGGCCGCCTCCGGTGCGAGCGAGCCGAGGCCGGTGGCCCCGACGACGCCGCCGAGCGCGGCGGTGGCGAGCAGTCGGCGGCGGTCGATGGTCTGCTGCATGGTGGCGCCCTCCCGTTCAGACGGTGTCGACCGAGCAGGGCCGCAGCCCGGCGGAGAGACTGGCGATCGCGCTGTACGCCGCCGGCGTCAGGTCGATGATCCGGTTGCTGCCGCAGGCCGAGCCGCAGCAGGTGCGCTCGCCGCAGAACAGGTCGGTCTGCGGCCCGCAGTCGGCGATGGTGGTGCCGATCCGAGCCCCGTTGCAGAGGTTGGTGGTGTAGTGCCGGAAGCCGCAGCCGCGCCGGCTCATGCCGGTCACCCCGCACGCGTGGGGGCGGGTGATGGCCAGGCACGCGTCCGAGGTGTTGGGCCAGGCGTGCTGGTAGTTGCCCGACCGGCAGGTGCCACAGGCGCCGCCGCCGGCCGAGCCGCAGGGACCCCAGGCGCTGCCGCAGCAGAACCAGGACACCTCGCCTCGCAGAGCTGCCATGGGTGCCTCCTTCCAGGGACAGTAATTGACAGTGATGGATATAGACGGTGATTGTTGTGGCACTAACCATCGAAGTCAATCGCTCCCTCGAAGATTTCTTTCGACGCGCGAGGTGGTATGAGCCAGCTGATATAGAGACATCTCGATCGGATCCGCGTAGGTTGTCGCTGACCTGTCCGCGGCGCAGCCGATCCCGCCGCGGCCGTCCGCAAGGAGGCACGGATGAGACGAAGCCTCGCCGCCGCGGCAGCAGCGATCCTGCTGCCCGTCGGCGCCCTCACCGCCGTGGCGGCACCCGCCGTCGCGGCGCCTACCAGCCCCGGCGTCGCAGCCGGGCCCGACGCCGCGTCGTCGGCGATGGTCGCCGCGATGCAGCGCGACCTCGGCCTCACCGCCGAGCAGGTCCGCACCCGGATCGCCAAGGACGAGAAGGGCAGCCGCACCGACGCGGCCCTGCGCCGGTCGCTCGGCGCCGCGTACGCCGGCGGCTGGCTCGCCGACGGCGCGCTCGTCGTCGCGGTCACCGACGGGGCGGCGGCCGACCGGGCCCGGGCCGCCGGAGCGCGGCCCACCATCGTCGCCCGCAGCGGCGCCGACCTCGACCGGATCAAGTCGACTCTGGACCGGCACGCCGCCAAGGCGCCCGCCGCCTCGGTCCCCGGCTGGTACGTCGACGTCTCCAGCAACACCGTCGTGGTGCTCGCCCGCGGCGACGCGCGCGCGGCCACCGCGTTCGTGCGCGCGAGCCGGGTCGACACCGCCGCCGTCCGGGTGCTGGCCACCACCGAGGCCCCGCGCACCTACTACGACGTCCGCGGCGGCGACGCCTACTACATGGGCGGCCGCTGCTCGGTCGGCTTCTCGGTGACCGGCGGCTTCGTCACCGCCGGGCACTGCGGGACCACCGGCACCGCCACCCAGGGCTACAACCAGGTCGCCCAGGGCACCTTCCGCGGCTCCTCGTTCCCGGGCAACGACTACGCCTGGGTGCAGACCAACTCCAACTGGACTCCGCAGCCCTGGGTCAACAACTACGCCGGCGGCAACGTCACCGTGGCCGGCTCCACCGAGGCGGCCGTCGGCGCGGCGATCTGCCGCTCCGGCTCGACCACCGGCTGGCGCTGCGGCACGGTCCAGGCCAAGAACCAGACCGTCAACTACGCGGAGGGCTCGGTCAGCGGCCTGACCCGCACCAACGCCTGCGCCGAGCCCGGCGACTCGGGCGGGTCGTGGCTGTCCGGCCAGCAGGCGCAGGGCGTCACCTCCGGCGGCTCCGGCAACTGCACCTCCGGTGGCACCACCTACTTCCAGCCGGTCAACGAGATCCTCTCCGCGTACGGCCTGACGCTGCGCACCAGCGGCGGCGGCGAGCCCCCGCCGCCGACCGGCTGCACCGGCTACGAGGCGACCTACACCGGCTCCGTGTCGTCCGGCCAGAGCGTCTTCCAGCCGAACGGCAGCTACTACTACTCGTCGGTGTCCGGCACCCACCGTGGTTGCCTGGACGGCCCGACCGGCGCCGACTTCGACCTCTACCTCCAGAAGTGGAACGGCGCCAGTTGGGTGGACGTCGCCGGGGCGTACACGCCGTCCCCGGACGAGACGCTGAGCTACAACGGCACGGCCGGCTACTACCGGTTCGAGGTGCACGCCTACAGCGGCTCGGGCAGCTACTCGCTCGGCATCACCAACCCGTGACGCGCCGCCGGCTCGACCCCGGGTGGGCCGGCGAACCGCCCGTACGGTGACGACGGGGTGCGGACCGCAGGGTCCGCACCCCGTCCGCGCGCCAGCCCTCACGCCACGCCCGCTCTCCGGCCGGACGGCCCCGGCGGCGGTCACGTCCCTCGGCGCGTCCGGGCGATCCGCGTGTCGAAGTGGGCGATCAGGATGAGCAGACCGGCGATGATCGCGGTTCCGGCGAGCATCGGCAGGCCCCGGCTCGCGACGGCGGCACCGGCGATCGCGATCAGCCCGAGCAGCCGGTGCCAGGAGAGATGGCGGTGGACCGCCGCCGCGAGCAGGACCCAGCCGGCCAGGAAGAGCACCGGCCCGGTGGCCGCCGCCGCTATGCGGGCCGGGTCACGGGACAACGGCTCGGCGATCATCAGCTGGGCGCCGGCGGCGGTCCCGACGACGCCGGCGACCATGACCAGATGCAGGTATCCGGCCAGCAGCGCCAACCGGCTGCCGGGCGGGCCCAGCTCCTCGATGGCGGCGCCGAGCCGCGACGCGCCCGGGATGAGGTACAGCCGGCAGATGCTCACGGCGTTGACGAACGTCAGGAAGAACGCCAGCGTGCGGTACAGGTCGAAGCCGTCGTCGCTGTAGGTGACGCCGGCCGTCAGGATGAGCTCGCCCAGGGCGATGATGAAGATCTGTTGGTAGCGCTCCGAGATGTGCTCTCCGACGACCTGCAGGCTCTCCCAGCTGCTCCGACCGAGCCCCGGCGTCGGCCAGCGGAGCCGCGCCAGGGAATAGTCCATGACCAGGGCACCCGCCCACAGCACTTCCCTGGCCGGCTCGACGAACGCGCCGACCAGCCAGAGGATGCCGGAGAGCGCGAACCAGACCGCCACCCGCAGCGTCCGCACCTGCGACGGGTGACCACGCAGGGCGGGCAGCAGCAGGCACGCCCGCCCCAGATGGATGGACACGTAGGCGCCGGCGAAGACCAGCGCGTGCTCACCGAACGCGGTGGGCGCGGCGGAGGCCATGAGCAGACCGCCGAACATCACCCACAGCAGCAGCACGACGATGAGATTCGACTGCGGATCGAACCAGTCCGTCGACCACGCGGTCACGAACCACACCCACCAGATGGCCGCCAATATCAGCGTGGCGCGGAACGCGCCGCCGACGGTGAGGTCGAACTCGACCACCCGGGAGACCCGGGTCAGCGCGAAGATGAAGGCCAGGTCGAAGAAGAGTTCCAGGAACGACGCCCGCCGCGAGCCCTCCCGCCGCCGCAACAGGCGTCCCGCCAGCCCTCCCGCCATTTCCCCCCATCTCGGACATCACATCTGGTCGCGCACATGTCGTATCACTGCCGGGCCTCCATCCGGGCACGAACGCCGAGGCCACCGCCGCGTCGCGCGGCAACCTGTCACACCGGACCGGCATGGTGGTGACCAACCGCGGACGTCGGGTCCGCCGCTCGGAAGGACGCGCCATGGCCTACGGCTACTTCGCCTCGATGAGGACCAGGCCCGGCCGGCGGGCCGAGGTCGTCGCCATCCTGCTCGAGGGCGTCGACGGCCTACGCGCCGCGGGATGCAGCCTCTACGCCGTGGGCGCGTCGGAGACCGATCCCGACCTGATCCTGGTCAGCGAGATCTGGGAGTCCAAGGGCCACCACGACCGGTCGCTCCACCTGCCCGAGACGAAGGCGGCCATCGCCCGGGCGATGCCCCTGCTGACCGGGGAGTTCACCAACCAGGAGATGACGGTGCTGGGCGGCCTCGGCGTCTAGGGCGTGCGTCGAAGTCCTCAGCCGGGCTGCGGCGAGCCCAGACGACGCACGCCCTGGGCGGGCGCCGGAGCCCGGCGCACGCCGACCGGCCTACCCGACGTCGAGCCGGGCCCGCAGCGCCCGGACGCCCCAGTCGAGCACCGGCGTCAGGCTCTCCGTCCCCGGCCAGCCGTTGACCACCGAGAGCAGCCGCAGATACCGCTCGCGGCGCGGATCGGCGGCCGCCTCGAGCCGGGCCAGCAGCCGCGACGGCAGCTCCTCGTCGTCGGGGCGGCCGCAGACCCGCGCGTACCGCACCAGCACCGTCGCGACCACGGCGTCGGCCTCGGTGGAGACCGGATCGACGCCGGCCGCCAGCGCGGGCCCGACCTCGCTCCGCACCACGGCGACGGCGTCGGGGCGTACGCCGAGGTCGCCGTTCCGGGCCCGGTCGGCGGCGTGCTGCTCGGCCACCCGCCGCATCCGGGCCCGAAAGTCCGGGTCCTGGGACAGTTCGGCGAGTTCGATCCACGCCTCGACCTGCTCGCCTTCGGGGTCGTCGGGCAACTCCGGCGTCATCGAGCGCCTGATCCCGTCGTACGCCGGGTCGGCGTCCACCCCCCCGAACGTGGTGTCGAGGAACTCGCCGATCAGGCGCCGGCGCTCGTTCTCGGAGAGCATGGCCAGCTTGTGCATCAGATTCATCTCCTCAGGGGTGGGTCCGCGCCGCGCGACGGCCGTCAGCACCGCACGCCGCAGCCGCAGGGTGCGGATCTGCACGGCGAGCGCCTCGGCGTGCGCCGCGGCGACCTCGGGCAGCCTGGCCCCCCGGTGCAGGACCCGCCGGACGGTGGGCAGGTCCAGACCGAGGTCACGCAGCGTCCGCACCAGGTCCAGCCGGGCGACGGCCTCGATCCCGTACCGGCGGTGGCCGGCCGGGGTGCGACCGCTCGGCGGCAGGATCCCCTGGTCGGAGTAGAAGCGGATCGCCTTGACCGTCAGGCCGGTCCGCCGGGCCAGGTCGCCGATCGAGTAGCGCGTGTCGCCGTCCATGCCGTCACCCTCGCCTCTCCCCCTACGGGAGATTCAACCCTCCGCCCGACCGAGACCCACGGTCGGGAGTGTCATGATCCACACCGTGATGATCACCACGATGATCTACGCCATGACGGCCTGCCGCCGCTGCGACGCGGCGTAGATTCGGTGGCACCGTGATCGGCTCATCGGGACGCCGGACCGGAGACGGGAGAGTGGCATGGCGGGGACAGGGCAGGCGCCGTTGCGGGTCGGTCTGCTGGGCTACGGCCTGGCCGGTCGGGTCTTCCACGCGCCGCTGATCGCCGCGACGCCCGGCCTGCGCCTGCACGCGGTGGTGACCCGCGACCCGGAGCGGCGGCAGCAGGTCCGGCAGGACCACCCGGACGCGCGGCTGGTCGACGACGCGGACCTGCTGTGGCGGACGCCCGAGTCACTCGACCTCGTCGTCGTGGCGACGCCCAACCGGCTGCACGTGCCGATGGCCCGGGCGGCGGTGGCCGCCGGTCTGGCCGTGGTGATCGACAAGCCGCTCGCCCCCACCGCGGCCGAAGGTCGGGAGCTGGTGGACGAGGCGGCCCGTCGGGGTGTGCCGCTGACGACGTTCCAGAACCGTCGCTGGGACGGCGACTTCCTGACCGTCCGCCGCCTGATCGACGAGGGCACGCTGGGACGGGTGACCCGGTTCGAGTCCCGCTTCGAGCGGTGGCGGCCGACGATCAAGCCGGGGTGGCGGGAGCGCGGCACGCCGGAGGAGGCCGGCGGCGGCCTCTTCGACCTGGGCGCCCACCTCATCGACCAGGCGGTGCAGCTACTCGGCCCGGTACGCAGCCTCTACGCCGAGGTGGACCGCCGTCGGCCGGGCGCGGAGGTGGACGACGACGCGTTCGTCGCGCTGACCCACACCGGCGGCGCCCGCTCCCACCTCTGGATGAGCGCGGTCACCCCGCAGCTCGGGCCCCGCCTGCGCGTCCTCGGCGACCGCGCCGGATACACGACGTACGGGTTGGACCCGCAGGAGGCGGCGCTGCGCGACGGCGGCCGACCGGGAGCCCCGGGCTGGGGCGAGGTCCCACCCGAGCAGTACGGCCGGCTCGGCACCGACGACGACCTGCGCCCGGTCCGCACCGAGCCCGGCCGCTACCAGAGCTTCTACGAGCAGGTCGCGGCCGCGCTGCGCGGCGACGGCCCGATGCCGGTCGACCCCCGCGACGCGGCCGACACGGTCGCGCTCATCGAACTGGCGCACCGCTCCGCCGTGGAGGGCGCGGTGCTTCCCGTGCCGCCGACCCCGGCGCGCTGACCCCGGTCGTGCCCGGCCCCGGGTTACCGTGCCGGGTACGTGGCGACGAGCCGGAGGGGGCCCGGTGACGATCGGGGCGCAGCCCGCACGACCGGCGGTCGGCCGCCCGGTGCCGCAAGCCGGTCACCACCACCTCGCGACCGCCGACCGGTGGCAGCCGCCGCTGGACTACTACGTGGTCGTCGGGCCGGGCCCGGGCCGGCGGACGGTCGAGGCGATCGTGGTCGAGGATTTCGTCCGCGCCGCCGACGGGACGACGGTGGGCCTGCGCAGCGCGGGATGGACGCCCTCGGAGGCCCGCTGGTGGAGTTCCGCGGCCTACAGCCGGGCGATGCGGAGCGATCCTGAGCTGCGCGGTCGGTTGGTCCCGGTCGACCGGGACGGCGCCGATGCCGTCCATCGCCGGATCGGCGGCGGACCGTTGCCGGGCGAGCCGATGCTGCGTACGCGCTTCCACGACGACCAGGCCTTCCCGACCACGACGCCGCTGCTGTTCGGTTCCGCCGCCGCCCCCGACGGATGCCGGGAGCGGCGGGTCTACCGGGTGCTGTTCGCCGGGGACCTGCCCGCGGAGCGGTTGGCGGGGCTGACCGCCCGCTGGCAACCGGCCGGGGGGCAGCACGCCGCCGACGGGTCGCCCACCGCTCGTCGGCGCGTCGGCGCGGACCGCTACGAGTGGACGGTGCGCCGGGTCGGCCGGGGGCTCGCCTGGTCGCTCGACCTGACGGCACTGCTGGCGACCGACGCCGACCACTCGGTCGGGCCGCTCCTGCACGAGCTGACCTCGGTCGTACGGCTGTGCGGGCTCGTGCCCGTGACGACCGAACGGTTCGCCTGACCGGCGTTCGGCGGCTCAGGAGGTGAAGGAATACGGGCCGAGGCGGCCCCAGAGGATCACCGCGGACAGCACGAGGAGCACGATGTTGGCCACGAGCCCCGGGTACTCCTTGCGGCGGGCGTGGATGACGACCGCGCCGATCATGATCAACACCAGGCCGAGCGCGGCGAGCGGCACCAGCACGGGTGCGATGTCGAGCACGGCCGGCAGGATCAGCCCGACGGCGGCGAGCACCTCCAGCGCGCCGATGAGCTTCACGGTGCCCGCGCTCCACGTCTCCGCCCACCCCAACCCGGAGGCGACCAGCTTCTCCTTCGGCCGCGTCACCTTCATCAGACCGACGCCGAGGAAGACGACGGCCAGCAGGGCCGCGACGATCCACAAGACGATGTT from Micromonospora sp. WMMD812 harbors:
- a CDS encoding low temperature requirement protein A, with protein sequence MAGGLAGRLLRRREGSRRASFLELFFDLAFIFALTRVSRVVEFDLTVGGAFRATLILAAIWWVWFVTAWSTDWFDPQSNLIVVLLLWVMFGGLLMASAAPTAFGEHALVFAGAYVSIHLGRACLLLPALRGHPSQVRTLRVAVWFALSGILWLVGAFVEPAREVLWAGALVMDYSLARLRWPTPGLGRSSWESLQVVGEHISERYQQIFIIALGELILTAGVTYSDDGFDLYRTLAFFLTFVNAVSICRLYLIPGASRLGAAIEELGPPGSRLALLAGYLHLVMVAGVVGTAAGAQLMIAEPLSRDPARIAAAATGPVLFLAGWVLLAAAVHRHLSWHRLLGLIAIAGAAVASRGLPMLAGTAIIAGLLILIAHFDTRIARTRRGT
- a CDS encoding putative quinol monooxygenase, which translates into the protein MAYGYFASMRTRPGRRAEVVAILLEGVDGLRAAGCSLYAVGASETDPDLILVSEIWESKGHHDRSLHLPETKAAIARAMPLLTGEFTNQEMTVLGGLGV
- a CDS encoding MerR family transcriptional regulator, with protein sequence MDGDTRYSIGDLARRTGLTVKAIRFYSDQGILPPSGRTPAGHRRYGIEAVARLDLVRTLRDLGLDLPTVRRVLHRGARLPEVAAAHAEALAVQIRTLRLRRAVLTAVARRGPTPEEMNLMHKLAMLSENERRRLIGEFLDTTFGGVDADPAYDGIRRSMTPELPDDPEGEQVEAWIELAELSQDPDFRARMRRVAEQHAADRARNGDLGVRPDAVAVVRSEVGPALAAGVDPVSTEADAVVATVLVRYARVCGRPDDEELPSRLLARLEAAADPRRERYLRLLSVVNGWPGTESLTPVLDWGVRALRARLDVG
- a CDS encoding Gfo/Idh/MocA family oxidoreductase, whose translation is MAGTGQAPLRVGLLGYGLAGRVFHAPLIAATPGLRLHAVVTRDPERRQQVRQDHPDARLVDDADLLWRTPESLDLVVVATPNRLHVPMARAAVAAGLAVVIDKPLAPTAAEGRELVDEAARRGVPLTTFQNRRWDGDFLTVRRLIDEGTLGRVTRFESRFERWRPTIKPGWRERGTPEEAGGGLFDLGAHLIDQAVQLLGPVRSLYAEVDRRRPGAEVDDDAFVALTHTGGARSHLWMSAVTPQLGPRLRVLGDRAGYTTYGLDPQEAALRDGGRPGAPGWGEVPPEQYGRLGTDDDLRPVRTEPGRYQSFYEQVAAALRGDGPMPVDPRDAADTVALIELAHRSAVEGAVLPVPPTPAR
- a CDS encoding DoxX family protein, giving the protein MNIVLWIVAALLAVVFLGVGLMKVTRPKEKLVASGLGWAETWSAGTVKLIGALEVLAAVGLILPAVLDIAPVLVPLAALGLVLIMIGAVVIHARRKEYPGLVANIVLLVLSAVILWGRLGPYSFTS